One region of Alphaproteobacteria bacterium LSUCC0719 genomic DNA includes:
- a CDS encoding MarR family winged helix-turn-helix transcriptional regulator: protein MDDTATPLRLDGFLPYRAARLATALSRGLAAQYEARYRISVAEWRVLVHLTQESEISVRDIFTRVDMDRARVTRAVQRLESRDLVSKLVNESDRRLVRLALTPAGRDLAASLSHLAKSFEAQLLATLPAGSAATLLSLFDAVEAGLADSVMANPTAAGGEPPASPELISSN, encoded by the coding sequence ATGGACGACACCGCCACCCCCCTGCGACTTGACGGTTTTCTGCCCTACCGGGCGGCCCGCCTGGCTACAGCGCTCAGTCGCGGTCTGGCGGCACAATATGAGGCGCGGTACCGGATCAGTGTTGCGGAATGGCGGGTGCTTGTTCACCTGACGCAGGAAAGCGAAATTTCGGTGCGCGATATCTTTACCCGCGTCGATATGGACCGGGCCCGCGTGACACGTGCCGTACAGCGCCTCGAATCCCGTGATCTGGTGTCAAAACTCGTCAATGAATCGGACCGTCGTCTGGTCAGACTTGCGTTGACGCCTGCCGGGCGCGATCTGGCCGCCAGCCTGTCACATCTTGCAAAGTCGTTCGAGGCGCAGCTCCTCGCCACATTGCCTGCCGGCAGCGCCGCCACCCTGCTGTCACTGTTTGACGCTGTCGAGGCGGGGCTTGCTGACAGCGTGATGGCGAATCCGACTGCGGCCGGGGGCGAGCCACCAGCGAGCCCGGAATTGATTTCAAGCAATTGA
- a CDS encoding FAD-dependent oxidoreductase, with translation MARYQFAPFEYVTPPELSGQSSAAAPVIIVGAGPIGLAAAIDLATHGVASIVVDDNNVVSVGSRAICWAKRSLEIFDRLGIGERMLEKGVTWKLGRVYRGDREVYNFDLLPEDGHKFPAFINLQQYYVEQFLVERCADFPDLIDLRFRNRVMSVAQDETGIAAEIDTPDGPYTLRGDYLLACDGANSRIRRQFGLDFEGRHFEERFLIADVEMDADFPSERWFWFTPSFHPGQSALLHKQPDNIYRIDLQLGPDADPEEEKKPENVIPRIEKVVGGRPFTLDWVSVYSFNCRRIDRFVHGRVIFVGDSAHVVSPFGARGGNGGMHDVDNLCWKLARIIGGAAGAELLESYNQERGHGADENIRNSSWTSRFMSPEPGVEMAFRNAALSLAVDTDFARRIVNAGRLSVPCQLVDSPLNGHDDASFDVPQKVGMVALDAPLHDHDGGSTWLMKQLGGRFVCLVTGDAEAPSGLPDGVDLVRVGDGGFGDAENRVQERYGSGVYLVRPDQHVTARWTTAGPDDIAAALARCHAAVAV, from the coding sequence ATGGCAAGATATCAGTTTGCGCCTTTTGAGTATGTAACACCTCCCGAATTGTCGGGACAGAGCAGCGCGGCCGCGCCCGTGATCATCGTCGGCGCGGGGCCCATTGGTCTGGCCGCCGCCATCGATCTTGCCACGCATGGCGTCGCCAGCATCGTTGTTGACGACAACAATGTCGTTTCGGTCGGCAGCCGCGCCATCTGCTGGGCCAAGCGGAGCCTGGAGATTTTCGACCGGCTTGGCATCGGTGAACGGATGCTGGAGAAGGGCGTCACCTGGAAGCTTGGCCGGGTCTATCGCGGCGACCGGGAAGTCTATAATTTCGACCTTCTTCCCGAAGACGGCCACAAATTCCCGGCCTTCATCAATCTGCAGCAATATTACGTTGAACAGTTTCTGGTCGAGCGGTGCGCCGACTTCCCGGACCTGATCGATTTGCGGTTCAGGAACCGTGTGATGTCGGTGGCGCAGGATGAAACCGGCATCGCTGCCGAAATCGACACACCGGACGGCCCCTACACGCTTCGCGGTGACTATCTTCTGGCCTGTGACGGCGCCAACAGCCGCATCCGCCGGCAATTCGGACTGGATTTCGAGGGCCGGCATTTCGAGGAACGGTTCCTGATCGCCGATGTCGAGATGGATGCCGATTTCCCGTCTGAACGCTGGTTCTGGTTTACACCAAGCTTTCATCCCGGCCAGTCGGCGCTTCTTCACAAACAGCCCGACAATATCTACCGCATTGATCTGCAGCTGGGCCCGGACGCCGACCCGGAAGAGGAAAAGAAACCGGAAAATGTCATCCCGCGCATTGAAAAGGTTGTCGGGGGGCGGCCCTTCACACTGGACTGGGTGTCTGTCTATTCCTTCAATTGTCGCCGCATCGACCGTTTTGTGCATGGCCGGGTGATCTTTGTCGGTGATTCGGCACATGTCGTTTCACCCTTCGGCGCGCGTGGCGGCAATGGCGGTATGCATGATGTCGACAATCTGTGCTGGAAGCTGGCCAGAATCATCGGCGGCGCGGCGGGTGCCGAGCTGCTGGAAAGCTATAATCAGGAACGCGGTCACGGGGCGGACGAAAATATCAGGAATTCCAGCTGGACATCACGGTTCATGTCGCCGGAGCCGGGGGTCGAGATGGCCTTTCGCAATGCCGCCCTGAGCCTTGCCGTCGATACTGACTTTGCCCGCCGCATTGTGAATGCCGGACGGCTGTCAGTCCCCTGCCAGCTGGTGGACAGCCCGTTGAATGGCCATGATGATGCCAGCTTTGATGTACCGCAGAAGGTTGGCATGGTGGCGCTTGATGCGCCGCTTCACGACCATGATGGAGGCTCCACCTGGTTGATGAAGCAGCTTGGCGGACGCTTTGTATGTCTGGTGACCGGCGACGCCGAGGCACCGTCCGGCCTTCCCGACGGGGTTGATCTTGTGCGGGTCGGTGATGGCGGTTTCGGAGATGCCGAGAACCGCGTGCAGGAACGCTATGGCAGCGGTGTCTATCTGGTGCGCCCGGACCAGCATGTCACCGCACGGTGGACCACGGCAGGACCGGACGACATCGCCGCCGCGCTGGCCCGCTGTCACGCCGCAGTCGCCGTGTGA
- a CDS encoding MBL fold metallo-hydrolase has protein sequence MAKSFASQGDLGEKTISFTEIGRDLWAFTAEGDPNTGVIIGDDSVMIIDAQATPRLANKVVEKIRSVTDKPIKHVVLSHYHAVRVLGASAYDASEIIASQTCQSMIHERGQEDWDSEFARFPRLFEGHESIPGLTWPTMTFSNRMTVNLGRRRVELMFLGRAHTAGDIVAFVPDEQVMFTGDIVEYHSACYCGDGHFNDWGATLDRIADFQPAAIAPGRGDALVGDEMVTAAIESTRDFVASTYRPAAMVAARGGTLKDAWDAVRAECDPKFADYAIYEHCLPFNVARAFDEAKGIDTPRIWTAQRDMEMWNALQNG, from the coding sequence ATGGCTAAGAGTTTTGCTTCACAGGGCGACCTGGGCGAAAAGACCATCAGTTTCACCGAGATCGGACGTGATCTGTGGGCTTTTACCGCCGAAGGGGATCCGAATACCGGTGTCATCATCGGTGATGACAGCGTGATGATCATCGACGCCCAGGCAACGCCGCGGCTTGCCAACAAGGTGGTCGAGAAAATCCGCAGCGTGACCGACAAGCCGATCAAACATGTGGTGCTGTCGCATTATCATGCTGTCCGCGTTCTCGGGGCCTCGGCCTATGACGCGTCGGAAATCATCGCCTCGCAGACCTGCCAGTCGATGATCCACGAACGCGGGCAGGAAGACTGGGACAGCGAGTTTGCCCGCTTTCCCCGCCTTTTCGAGGGCCATGAAAGCATTCCCGGTCTGACCTGGCCGACAATGACCTTCAGCAACAGAATGACGGTCAATCTGGGCCGACGCCGGGTCGAGCTGATGTTTCTTGGACGGGCGCACACCGCCGGCGATATCGTGGCCTTTGTGCCGGACGAACAGGTGATGTTCACCGGTGACATCGTCGAATATCACTCGGCCTGCTATTGCGGTGACGGGCATTTCAATGACTGGGGCGCGACCCTTGACAGGATCGCCGATTTTCAGCCGGCCGCCATCGCACCGGGGCGTGGTGATGCGCTTGTCGGTGATGAAATGGTGACAGCCGCAATCGAAAGCACCCGTGATTTCGTCGCCAGCACCTATCGGCCAGCGGCAATGGTGGCGGCGCGTGGCGGCACGCTGAAAGATGCCTGGGACGCGGTCCGCGCCGAATGTGACCCGAAATTTGCCGACTATGCCATCTATGAACATTGTCTTCCCTTCAATGTGGCGCGGGCCTTTGACGAGGCAAAGGGTATCGATACGCCGCGGATCTGGACAGCCCAGCGTGACATGGAGATGTGGAACGCGCTGCAGAATGGCTAG
- the maiA gene encoding maleylacetoacetate isomerase, protein MTDVVLYDYWRSSASFRVRIALHLKAIEFTSVTVNLLDGSHRAQTHLARNPQGFVPALAIDGIMMTQSLAIIEYLDARWPDPALVPSDPGEAARLRAIAHAIAMDIHPICNPNVVTHHAAAFDGDADDKADWMRHFIDRGLRAVEALADHPRTGRFLHGDLPGLADCVLVPQIYNARRWGVDLAAMPRLAAIDAACMALPAFRAAAPETVKPSDG, encoded by the coding sequence ATGACAGATGTCGTTCTCTATGACTACTGGCGTTCATCGGCAAGTTTTCGCGTACGCATCGCGCTGCATCTGAAGGCCATCGAGTTTACCTCTGTCACCGTCAATCTGCTTGACGGCAGCCACCGCGCGCAAACCCATCTGGCCCGCAACCCGCAGGGGTTCGTTCCGGCGCTTGCCATCGACGGGATAATGATGACGCAGTCGCTTGCCATTATCGAATATCTGGACGCGCGCTGGCCTGATCCGGCTCTGGTACCGTCCGACCCCGGCGAGGCGGCACGTTTGCGGGCCATCGCGCATGCCATCGCAATGGACATCCACCCGATCTGCAACCCAAATGTCGTCACGCATCACGCAGCCGCCTTTGACGGCGATGCCGATGACAAGGCTGACTGGATGCGCCATTTCATCGACAGGGGGCTTCGCGCCGTCGAGGCACTTGCCGACCATCCCCGGACGGGGCGGTTTCTGCATGGCGATCTGCCGGGCCTTGCCGATTGTGTCCTGGTTCCGCAGATCTACAACGCCCGCCGCTGGGGGGTTGATCTTGCCGCCATGCCGCGCCTTGCCGCCATCGACGCTGCCTGTATGGCCCTGCCCGCCTTTCGCGCTGCCGCGCCGGAGACGGTCAAGCCGTCGGACGGCTGA
- a CDS encoding DUF2783 domain-containing protein — MTLNTDFNLGTQSDALFNELLQAHTGLSREQSEQLNAGLILILMNHIGEPDTIRDAVARARAALDA, encoded by the coding sequence ATGACCCTGAATACCGATTTCAACCTTGGCACGCAAAGCGACGCCCTGTTCAATGAATTGCTGCAGGCCCATACGGGGTTGAGCCGTGAGCAATCCGAACAGCTGAATGCAGGTCTGATCCTGATCCTGATGAACCATATCGGCGAGCCCGATACCATCCGTGACGCGGTGGCGCGGGCGCGGGCCGCGCTTGACGCCTGA
- the hmgA gene encoding homogentisate 1,2-dioxygenase — MTLAMMPGFGNDFETEALEGALPQGRNSPQKCAYGLYAEQLSGSPFTAPRATNERSWLYRIRPSVRHSGRFARTDVPLWKTAPDGDPDDLPLGQYRWNPLPLPTGDVDFIDGVRTMTSTGDARQHVGMTAGIYTMTSSMTDRVLINADAEMLIVPQQGEIEIFTEMGRMQIGPGQIAIVPRGMMAKYHLLDGAARGYLCENYGAKFTLPDRGPIGANCLANPRDFKTPVAAFEDSQSAHQLVIKWCGGFHVTELGHSPLDVVAWHGNYVPCCYDLSTFSPVGAIAFDHPDPSIFTVLTAPSETAGTANIDFVIFPPRWLVAENTFRPPWYHRNIMSEFMGLVTGQYDAKEEGFVPGGASLHNMMLPHGPDLDAFEKASNAELKPVKLTDTMAFMFETRFPQKVSRFAATTDRLQDDYIDCWGGLKKQFDGTPGAGS, encoded by the coding sequence ATGACACTGGCGATGATGCCGGGATTCGGCAATGACTTTGAGACAGAGGCGTTGGAAGGGGCGCTGCCACAGGGCCGCAATTCGCCCCAGAAATGCGCCTATGGCCTGTATGCCGAGCAGCTGAGCGGATCGCCCTTCACCGCGCCGCGGGCGACGAATGAAAGATCATGGCTGTATCGAATCCGGCCCTCGGTTCGTCATAGCGGGCGGTTTGCCAGAACGGATGTGCCGCTGTGGAAGACCGCGCCGGATGGCGATCCGGATGATCTGCCACTTGGCCAATATCGCTGGAATCCCCTGCCCCTGCCGACAGGCGACGTCGATTTCATCGACGGCGTGCGCACGATGACCAGTACCGGTGATGCCCGCCAGCATGTCGGCATGACCGCCGGCATCTACACCATGACCAGCAGCATGACCGACCGCGTTCTGATCAATGCCGACGCCGAAATGCTGATCGTCCCCCAGCAGGGCGAGATCGAGATCTTCACCGAAATGGGGCGGATGCAGATCGGCCCGGGACAAATCGCCATTGTGCCGCGCGGCATGATGGCGAAATACCACCTTCTGGACGGTGCGGCGCGGGGCTATCTGTGCGAGAATTACGGGGCCAAATTCACACTTCCCGACCGCGGACCGATCGGTGCCAACTGCCTTGCCAACCCACGTGATTTCAAGACACCCGTTGCCGCGTTCGAGGACAGCCAGTCCGCCCACCAGCTGGTGATCAAATGGTGCGGCGGCTTTCATGTTACCGAACTTGGCCATTCGCCTCTGGATGTTGTTGCCTGGCATGGCAATTACGTTCCCTGCTGCTATGACCTGTCGACCTTTTCACCTGTTGGCGCGATTGCCTTTGACCACCCCGACCCGTCGATTTTCACCGTTCTGACAGCGCCGTCCGAGACAGCCGGCACCGCCAATATCGATTTTGTGATCTTTCCGCCACGCTGGCTGGTGGCTGAAAATACGTTCCGTCCCCCCTGGTATCACCGCAACATCATGTCGGAATTCATGGGGCTGGTGACCGGCCAGTACGACGCCAAGGAAGAAGGCTTTGTTCCCGGCGGGGCCAGCCTTCACAATATGATGCTGCCGCACGGCCCCGACCTTGACGCGTTCGAGAAGGCTTCAAACGCCGAGCTGAAACCGGTAAAGCTGACGGATACGATGGCGTTCATGTTCGAAACACGCTTTCCGCAGAAGGTCAGCCGGTTCGCCGCGACGACAGACAGGCTGCAAGACGATTATATCGACTGCTGGGGCGGGCTGAAGAAACAGTTCGACGGCACACCGGGCGCCGGCAGCTGA
- a CDS encoding TolC family protein, whose protein sequence is MILCLRTTGALRAHIPGSFKLVSTIKPLRIPPSAALWRSVLCRQGRLAGAFMAAGLMMLTVTAHAAPDVEPDQGADNTVVLNRHVSPLSPRLRQAVLLDPKVAEAAARACQMAHRLGLARAEGRPKINASITGSRQLVGRIKKNRYGSVPDRWLTPSQREIKNTGAHKREFDHREKNNIYDGKISVRHTFVDWGQRSNRTEARTLGLQAARIDTLGVMRERTHELVRLALLLRRTGDVIAVRQENLAAIQEEVASVRARVEAGVGRMTDLREAQLITLDEEIIINRAQAEQDQIRERLTTEFGLNENDARDLVQTFLSRRPSGLPVLQADRSDKAHAIRLRTREVTHQAAEIRGSRFPKLDGVVEGTIFDMTDYEDEYEVVGKIEITMPLYDGGTARARLRETAWRENELKSSLDALTRDHNREMEGLAQRFQQQFREESEALARRDELMAQFRSLQQRQGKTVSSPLALARLRSQIGSAETQIVEIRSDQELVRARTLMITEQIDGTLGLSLEDSSC, encoded by the coding sequence ATGATTTTATGCCTTCGAACGACAGGTGCGCTTCGCGCGCACATTCCTGGCAGTTTCAAGCTTGTTTCCACCATAAAGCCCCTGCGGATCCCCCCGTCGGCGGCGCTGTGGCGGTCCGTCCTGTGCCGGCAAGGGCGTCTTGCCGGCGCTTTTATGGCGGCAGGTCTGATGATGCTGACAGTCACTGCCCATGCCGCGCCGGATGTCGAGCCGGATCAAGGGGCGGATAACACGGTTGTTCTGAACCGGCATGTGTCACCCCTGTCGCCACGGCTTCGTCAGGCGGTGTTGCTTGACCCGAAAGTTGCCGAGGCGGCTGCACGGGCCTGCCAGATGGCACACCGGCTGGGGCTGGCGCGGGCCGAGGGCCGACCAAAGATCAATGCCAGCATCACCGGCAGCCGGCAGCTGGTCGGGCGGATCAAGAAAAACAGGTATGGCAGCGTTCCAGATCGGTGGCTGACACCCTCACAAAGAGAAATCAAAAATACAGGCGCGCACAAGCGCGAATTCGACCATCGCGAGAAGAACAACATCTATGACGGCAAGATTTCCGTCCGTCATACCTTTGTCGACTGGGGGCAGCGAAGCAACCGGACCGAGGCGCGCACGCTGGGCCTGCAGGCGGCACGGATCGACACGCTTGGCGTGATGCGCGAGCGGACCCATGAACTGGTTCGTCTGGCGTTGCTGTTGCGCCGCACCGGCGATGTGATTGCCGTCAGGCAGGAAAACCTGGCCGCAATTCAGGAGGAGGTTGCTTCGGTGCGGGCCCGCGTCGAGGCGGGTGTCGGGCGGATGACCGATCTGCGCGAGGCCCAGCTGATCACCCTTGATGAGGAGATCATCATCAACAGGGCGCAGGCCGAACAGGATCAGATCCGCGAGCGGCTGACAACCGAATTCGGCCTCAATGAAAATGACGCCCGTGATCTTGTGCAGACATTTCTGTCCCGCCGTCCGTCCGGACTTCCGGTGTTGCAGGCCGACCGTTCGGACAAGGCGCATGCCATTCGTCTTCGCACCCGCGAGGTGACCCATCAGGCAGCCGAGATTCGCGGCTCGCGGTTTCCAAAGCTTGACGGTGTTGTCGAAGGAACGATTTTCGACATGACGGATTATGAAGATGAATATGAAGTTGTCGGAAAGATCGAGATCACGATGCCGCTCTATGATGGCGGCACCGCGCGGGCGCGCCTTCGCGAGACCGCCTGGCGCGAGAATGAATTGAAATCCAGCCTTGACGCGCTGACCCGTGACCATAATCGCGAGATGGAAGGACTGGCGCAACGCTTCCAGCAGCAGTTTCGCGAGGAAAGCGAGGCACTGGCGCGGCGTGACGAATTGATGGCGCAGTTCCGCTCATTGCAGCAACGCCAGGGAAAGACGGTCAGCTCGCCACTGGCTCTGGCGCGATTGCGGTCCCAGATCGGTTCCGCTGAAACCCAAATTGTTGAAATCCGCAGTGATCAGGAACTCGTCCGCGCGCGCACCCTGATGATCACCGAACAAATCGATGGGACGCTTGGTCTCTCGTTGGAGGACTCATCATGCTGA
- a CDS encoding tRNA (cytidine(34)-2'-O)-methyltransferase has translation MFHVILFNPQIPPNTGNIIRLCANTGASLHLIHPLGFTLDAKSCRRAGLDYHDLASVVQHDSLDDCLATLQPGRLFAVTKFAAQRYDGPRYSPGDAFLFGAETTGLPDAIHTGLADDAKIGLPMSGGNRSLNLANAVSVVIYEAWRQCGFDGMVDPTARNEFS, from the coding sequence ATGTTTCATGTCATCCTCTTCAATCCCCAGATTCCGCCCAATACCGGAAATATCATCAGGCTGTGCGCGAATACCGGGGCCAGTCTTCATCTGATCCACCCGCTTGGCTTCACGCTTGACGCAAAATCATGTCGCCGGGCCGGCCTTGACTACCATGACCTTGCCAGCGTGGTTCAGCATGACAGTCTTGACGACTGCCTTGCAACATTGCAGCCGGGGCGGCTGTTCGCGGTAACAAAATTCGCCGCCCAGCGTTATGACGGACCGCGCTATTCACCCGGTGATGCCTTCCTGTTCGGTGCCGAGACAACCGGTCTTCCGGACGCGATCCATACCGGCCTTGCCGATGATGCCAAAATCGGGCTGCCGATGAGCGGTGGCAATCGCAGCCTCAATCTCGCCAATGCAGTATCGGTCGTCATCTATGAGGCATGGCGCCAATGCGGCTTTGACGGTATGGTCGACCCCACCGCCCGCAACGAGTTTTCCTGA
- a CDS encoding MBL fold metallo-hydrolase, with protein MTSLDPSIGGPSDLRQNDIAPPADGKIVRLADDLVWYRFRMPFRLNHINLFALETDAGWMLVDCGINTDDTSAQWDAILPQLTAQRPIAGIIVTHHHGDHIGHAGPLAARTGAPILMGRAEFDMAQAALAMSDAEYGDMTARAYANFGFDDDVIERNRQIGNYYRQLVAPLPDVTIIESTWRLPTIAGEWSPRFDAGHSPGHLGLIDHERRLYLAIDFLLGRISPNISVSLRNPDGDVLAGYYDYLDDLDWLTPDWKIFCGHDWHYFDGARRARQLIAHHDRRLDQLRASAAAQTTADAIRTLFPMELTDHEVYFASCEARAHLNHLVTRGEMRREITSGIASFTPV; from the coding sequence ATGACATCCCTTGATCCGTCCATCGGCGGCCCATCCGACCTCCGCCAGAACGACATCGCGCCACCAGCCGATGGCAAGATCGTGCGGCTTGCCGACGATCTGGTCTGGTATCGCTTCCGGATGCCATTCCGCCTGAACCACATCAATCTGTTTGCCCTGGAAACAGACGCCGGATGGATGCTGGTTGATTGCGGGATCAACACCGATGACACCAGCGCGCAATGGGATGCGATCCTGCCACAGTTGACAGCGCAGCGACCGATTGCCGGTATTATCGTCACCCATCACCATGGCGATCATATCGGTCATGCCGGCCCCCTGGCGGCGCGCACCGGCGCACCGATCCTGATGGGGCGGGCTGAATTCGACATGGCGCAGGCGGCGCTGGCGATGAGCGACGCCGAATATGGCGACATGACGGCCCGGGCCTATGCAAATTTCGGGTTCGACGACGATGTGATCGAGCGCAACCGGCAGATTGGAAATTACTATCGCCAGCTTGTCGCGCCGCTTCCCGACGTGACGATCATCGAGTCCACATGGCGTCTTCCCACCATTGCCGGCGAATGGTCGCCAAGATTTGATGCCGGTCATTCGCCAGGACATCTTGGCCTGATCGACCATGAACGTCGGCTTTACCTTGCCATCGATTTTCTCCTTGGCCGGATTTCGCCCAATATTTCGGTCAGCCTTCGCAACCCGGATGGCGATGTTCTGGCCGGCTATTATGACTATCTGGACGATCTGGATTGGCTGACACCAGACTGGAAGATTTTCTGCGGACATGACTGGCATTATTTTGACGGGGCACGGCGGGCGCGGCAGCTGATCGCCCATCATGATCGCCGCCTCGACCAGCTTCGCGCCAGCGCGGCGGCGCAGACGACAGCCGATGCCATCAGAACGCTGTTTCCAATGGAGCTGACGGACCATGAAGTCTATTTCGCCAGCTGTGAGGCGCGTGCGCATCTCAATCATCTGGTAACGCGAGGCGAGATGAGGCGCGAAATAACCAGCGGTATTGCCAGCTTCACACCAGTCTAG
- a CDS encoding O-acetylhomoserine aminocarboxypropyltransferase, with product MSDDYKFDTLSLHAGHVPDPQHGSRAVPIHQTTSYVFRDTEHAAALYNMELGGHLYTRISNPTVAVLEQRVAALDGGVAATATASGMAALTTAVMTICSSGDHIVASSRMYGANINLLENTLPRFGITTTFVAPDDPAAIAAAIQPNTKIIFGEVIGNPGLDVMDVAAVAEVAGKAHVPLMLDCTFNTPWLLKPIKLGANIIIHSLTKWMGGHGIAIGGAVVDGGNFDWGRDDRFPTIAGPHYAMNEINFHEEFGPAAFTAKFRAEGMYNFGPSMSPTNAFHILQGLETLPLRMQRHMDNTAAMLDFLTGHDAVAWVKHPTLPDHPSHELVQRMLPRGAGSIIVFGLKGGRAAGKAFIEAVELASHLANVGDAKTLVIHPASTTHSHISAEAMVEGGLSDDMIRLSVGLEDIDDIKTDFELGFRAAARVAAKAAE from the coding sequence ATGAGCGACGACTATAAATTCGATACCCTGAGCCTTCATGCAGGCCATGTCCCCGACCCGCAGCACGGTTCGCGCGCGGTGCCGATCCATCAGACAACCTCCTATGTGTTTCGCGACACCGAACATGCGGCGGCGCTGTACAACATGGAGCTTGGCGGTCATCTCTATACCCGCATCTCGAACCCGACCGTCGCCGTTCTCGAACAACGTGTAGCGGCGCTTGACGGCGGGGTGGCGGCCACGGCCACGGCATCCGGCATGGCGGCGCTGACCACTGCGGTGATGACCATCTGCTCGTCGGGCGACCATATCGTTGCATCATCGCGCATGTATGGCGCGAACATCAATCTTCTGGAAAATACGCTGCCGCGTTTCGGCATCACCACAACCTTTGTAGCGCCTGACGATCCGGCCGCCATTGCCGCCGCCATCCAGCCGAACACGAAGATCATCTTTGGCGAGGTTATCGGCAATCCCGGCCTTGATGTCATGGATGTTGCCGCCGTTGCCGAAGTTGCCGGCAAGGCGCATGTGCCGCTGATGCTTGACTGCACCTTCAATACGCCCTGGCTTCTGAAGCCGATCAAACTTGGTGCCAATATCATCATCCATTCACTGACAAAATGGATGGGCGGGCATGGCATCGCCATTGGCGGCGCGGTTGTCGATGGCGGCAATTTCGACTGGGGACGCGATGACCGGTTTCCAACCATTGCCGGACCGCATTACGCGATGAACGAGATCAATTTCCACGAGGAATTCGGTCCTGCCGCCTTTACCGCGAAATTCCGTGCCGAGGGCATGTATAATTTCGGTCCGTCAATGTCGCCGACCAATGCGTTCCACATCCTTCAGGGACTGGAAACATTGCCGCTTCGCATGCAGCGTCACATGGACAACACCGCCGCGATGCTGGATTTTCTGACCGGCCATGATGCGGTGGCGTGGGTGAAGCATCCGACATTGCCCGACCATCCCAGCCATGAGCTGGTCCAGCGGATGCTGCCACGCGGTGCCGGGTCGATCATCGTCTTTGGCCTGAAAGGCGGGCGCGCTGCCGGCAAAGCCTTTATCGAGGCAGTCGAACTGGCATCGCATCTTGCCAATGTCGGTGACGCCAAGACGCTTGTCATCCACCCTGCCAGCACGACCCATTCCCACATCTCGGCCGAGGCGATGGTTGAAGGCGGTCTGTCGGATGACATGATCCGGCTGTCTGTCGGGCTTGAAGATATCGATGATATCAAAACCGATTTCGAACTCGGCTTCCGGGCCGCCGCCCGCGTCGCCGCCAAGGCGGCAGAGTAA
- a CDS encoding fumarylacetoacetate hydrolase family protein — MKLATLDDGSRDGQLVVVTRDLTRCMAAPHIAPTLQAALDDWAMTAPQLAALAADLEAGRGSGMPFDQKAAHSPLPRAYQWADGSAYVNHVALVRQARGAEMPESFWSDPLMYQGGSDDFLPPHAPIPIPDEAWGIDMEAEVAVITDDVPMGVSEAEAAGHIKLVMLVNDVSLRNLIPAELGKGFGFFQSKPSTAFSPVAVTPDELGDAWRDCVLHRTMEVDLNGVPLGRADAGTDATFSLARLVAHAAKSRNLRAGAIIGSGTVSNRDADGGPGRPVADGGRGYSCLAEIRMVETIRDGKPVTPFMKFGDRVTIDMHDSDGASIFGCIDQIVEEYHG, encoded by the coding sequence ATGAAACTTGCGACCCTCGATGATGGCAGCCGTGACGGACAGCTGGTTGTCGTCACCCGCGATCTGACGCGCTGTATGGCGGCACCGCACATCGCGCCGACCCTGCAGGCGGCGCTGGATGATTGGGCGATGACGGCGCCGCAGCTGGCGGCACTGGCAGCCGACCTCGAGGCCGGGCGCGGGAGTGGTATGCCGTTTGATCAGAAAGCGGCGCATTCCCCGCTGCCACGCGCCTATCAGTGGGCCGACGGGTCGGCCTATGTCAATCATGTGGCACTTGTCAGGCAGGCGCGCGGCGCCGAAATGCCGGAGAGTTTCTGGAGCGACCCGCTGATGTATCAGGGCGGATCGGACGATTTCCTGCCACCGCACGCGCCCATCCCGATCCCCGACGAAGCCTGGGGAATCGACATGGAGGCCGAGGTGGCCGTGATCACCGACGATGTGCCGATGGGGGTGTCCGAAGCGGAGGCGGCAGGGCATATCAAGCTGGTGATGCTGGTCAATGATGTGTCTCTTCGCAATCTGATCCCGGCCGAGCTTGGCAAGGGGTTCGGATTTTTCCAGTCAAAGCCCTCGACCGCCTTTTCACCGGTCGCGGTGACACCTGACGAGCTTGGCGATGCCTGGCGCGATTGCGTTCTTCATCGGACCATGGAAGTCGATCTGAACGGCGTGCCGCTTGGCCGTGCCGACGCCGGCACCGATGCCACATTCAGCCTCGCCAGACTGGTGGCACATGCCGCGAAATCCCGCAATCTTCGCGCTGGCGCCATCATCGGGTCCGGCACTGTGTCGAACCGTGATGCGGATGGCGGTCCCGGTCGGCCGGTAGCGGATGGCGGCAGGGGCTATTCCTGCCTTGCTGAAATCCGTATGGTGGAGACGATCCGCGATGGCAAACCCGTGACACCGTTCATGAAGTTTGGTGATCGTGTGACAATTGACATGCATGATTCGGACGGTGCCAGCATTTTTGGCTGTATCGACCAGATAGTGGAAGAATATCATGGCTAA